GCGAAGCTCTCGGCGGCGCGCGCCACGATCGTGTCCTTGGTCGCGCGGCCCTTGGCGTAGCCCACGGCGACGGCGTCGGTGTCGGATGCCACGGCAGGAGCGTACCGCGCCGGTCTCGAGCCCACCTCCAGCGCGCCCTCAGATTTCCACCATATGGTGGAAATTGGCTATCATCGTGGCGCGCAGTTCGAGGGCCGAGCGTCATCGACACGACGCCACCACCACCCCCGCCGTGGGATCCCGAGCACACGGCACCCGAGGAACCACGCATGTTCGACACGCATCGCAGCAAGATCGCGCAGATGACCCTGGCCGAGAAGGCCTCGCTCATGTCGGGCGCGAACTTCTGGAACACGAAGCCGCTCGACCGCCTCGGCATCCCGTCGATCATGCTCACCGACGGCCCGCACGGCCTGCGCAAGCAAGGCGGCGCCGCCGACCACCTGGGCCTGAACGCCAGCATCCCGGCCACGTGCTTCCCGCCCGCGGCCACGCTCGCCCACAGCTGGGACGTCGACCTGCTCGCGCGCGTCGGCGAGACGCTGGGCTCCGAGGCATCCGCCGAAGCCGTCAGCGTGCTGCTCGGCCCGGGCCTCAACATCAAGCGCAACCCGTTGGCCGGTCGCAACTTCGAGTACTTCTCCGAGGACCCGCTGCTCGCGGGCACGCTCGCCGCCGCGTACATCCGCGGCCTCCAGTCGACCGGCGTCGCCGCGTCGGCCAAGCACTTCGCAGTCAACAGTCAGGAGACGCACCGCATGTCGATCGACGAGGTCGTCGACGAGCGCGCGCTCCACGAGATCTACCTCGAGGGCTTCCGCATCGCCGTCACCGAGGGCGGCGCCTGGACCGTGATGAGCTCGTACAACCGGGTCAACGGCACCTATGCGAACGAGAACCACCCGCTGCTCGTCGACGCGCTGCGCGACCGCTGGGGCTTCGACGGCCTCGTCGTCACCGACTGGGGCGGCAGCAACGACCGCGTCGCCGGGCTCATCGCGGGCAATGCCCTCGAGATGCCCTCGACCGACGGCGTGACCGACGCCGAGATCGTCCGCGCCGTCGAGGCCGGCACGCTCGACGAGTCGGTGCTCGACGCGCGCGTCGCCGAGCTGCTGACGCTCATCGAGCGCACCAAGCGAGCAGAGCCCGGCGCGCCCGCCGATCTCGCTCGCCACCACGAGCTCGCGACCGATGCCGCCCGGCGCTCGCTCGTGCTGCTCGCCAACCGCGACCAGACGCTCCCCCTCTCCCCCGCGGCCGGCCGCGTCGCGGTCATCGGCGACTTCGCCGAGACGCCGCGCTACCAGGGCGCGGGCAGCTCGCTCGTGAACCCGACCCGGGTCGACGCGCCGCTCGACGCACTGCGCGACACCGACCTCGACGTGATCGGCTTCGAGCCCGGGTTCTCGCGTCGCGACGGGGCATCCGCCCGCCGTCGCCGCCGCGCCGTCGCGCTCGCCCGCCGCGCCGACGTGGTGCTGCTCTTCCTCGGGCTCGACGAGTCGGCCGAGGCCGAGGCCGTCGACCGCAGCCACATGCGCCTCGCGCAGAACCAGCTCGACCTCGTCGACGAGGTGCTCGCCCTCGGCACGCAGGTCGTCGTCGTGCTCGCCGGCGGTGCGCCGGTCGAGCTGCCGTTCGCAGACGACGTGCACGCGATCCTCCACTCCTCGCTCGCGGGCCAGGGCGGCGGCCGCGCGATCGCCGACGTGCTGACCGGCGCCGTGAACCCCGGCGGCAAGCTCGCCGAGACCTACCCGCTCGCCTACGAGGACGTGCCGTCGTCGGGCACCTTCGGCCGCACCGAGGCAACCTCGGAGCACCGGGAGAGCATCTACGTCGGCTACCGCTACTTCGACAAGGTCGGCGCGCCCGTGCGCTACCCGTTCGGCCACGGCCTGAGCTACACCGAGTTCGCCTACGCCGACCTCGTCGTGGGCGACGGGCACGCGGAACTCGCCGTCGCGAACCTCGGCGATCGCGCGGGCAGCGAGATCGTGCAGCTCTACCTCGAGGCGCCGGATGCCGCCGAGGGCGCGTTCCGAGCGCCGCGCCAGCTCGTGGGCTTCGCGCGCGTCGACCTCGAGCCGGGCGAGCACGCCACCGTGCGCATCGGGTTCGCCGAGCACGCCTTCGACGCGTGGGACGTCGAGACGCACGACTGGCGGCGCGTGCCCGGACGGCACACGCTGCTCGCCGGCGCGTCCTCCCGCGACATCCGCCTGCGCGCCCCCATCGACGTCGACGGCGAGCCGTGGGCCCTGCCCTGCGCCGAGACGCTGCCGAACTACGCGACCGGCGACCTCGCCGCGGTCGACGACGCCGAGTACGAGCGACTGCTCGGGCGCCCGCTGCCCGACGCGCACTGGCCGGTCGGCCGGCCCCTCACCCGCGACGACATCGTCGCGCAGACCGCGGGGCGCGGCGGGTTCGCCGGGTTCCTGCACGGGCTCATCGTGGCGACCAGTCGCACGCTCATGCGCCTCGGCCGGCCGCACGCGGCGAACAACGTGCGCTTCGCGCTCGACCTGCCGTTCCGCTCGATCGCCCGCATGTCGAACGGCACGTTCGACGACGCGATGCTCGCCGGCCTGCTGCAGATGGTCAACGGCCGCTTCTGGCACGGCTCGGGCGCACTCCTCGGCGCCTGGTTGCGCCACCTCCGACGTCGGCGGGCGCGCTAGCGCCCGTCACGCACGTGCGCCGCCCACCGGCGGACGCACCCCCGAGCGAGCGCAGGCGCTCGCGACACCCCGCAAGGAACAAGGAAATGTCACCCCGCAAGGAACGCAAGCAGGAAGCGGTCGCCCGCGTCGCGGCCGAGAAGGCAGCGAAGCGCGAGCGCCGCGCCGAGCTGAAGGCGATGTCGCCCGAGGCACGGAAGGCGGCCAAGGCCGCCGACCGCACCGCGGCACGCGACGCGAAGAAGTCCGCGAAGGCCGCGCGCAAGCTCGAACGGAAGAGCATGACCCGCGCCGAGCGCCGTGACGCCCGCAAGCGCGAGCGCGTCTACCGCAAGGTCAGCCACCGCCCCCGCCGCATCGTCGGCTGGAGCGTCGTCGCGGTCGCGATCATCGGCATCGGCGCGCTGGTCGCGCCGATCGTCGGCAACATCTCGCGCCTGCTCAGCATCGAGGTCGACTCGACCACCGCCGAGGGGATCGCCGCACGCGAGTACGGCACGGAGCTCGCGGGCGAGATCTCCGACGAGGGCATCGTGCTGCTCGAGAACGACGGGGTGCTGCCGCTGGCCGAAAAGACGGTCAACGTCTTCAGCTTCGCCTCGTTCAACCTCCGCTATGGCGGCGGCGGCTCGGGCGGCGCCGACCAGTCGAGCGCCGTCACGCTCTACGACGCGCTCGAGCAGCAGGGCATCTCCTACAACCCCGAGCTCCAGGCCGCGATGGTCGAGGCCGGCGCCTCGTCCGAGACCGGTTCGAGCAACGGGCTCATCCAGATCCTCAGCATGCTGGGCGGCGGCGGCGCCGAGGAGCCCGCCCCCGACTACCTCACCGACGACGTGATGTCGCAGGCGGCGGAGTTCTCCGACACCGCGATGGTCGTGCTGGGCAACGACGGCGTCGAGGCATCCGACTTCACCGTCGACCAGCTCCGCCTGACCGACGAGCAGCGCGAGCTCCTCGACGTGGTCACCGGCACCTTCGACGACGTCGTCGTCGTGGTCAACTCGGGCAACCAGATGGAGCTCGGCTTCCTCGAGGAGTACCCCGAGATCACCGGCGCGCTCTGGATCGGCACCCCCGGCCCGCAGGGCGCGGTCTCGCTCGCGAAGATCCTCGACGGCGAG
This portion of the Agromyces rhizosphaerae genome encodes:
- a CDS encoding glycoside hydrolase family 3 C-terminal domain-containing protein — translated: MFDTHRSKIAQMTLAEKASLMSGANFWNTKPLDRLGIPSIMLTDGPHGLRKQGGAADHLGLNASIPATCFPPAATLAHSWDVDLLARVGETLGSEASAEAVSVLLGPGLNIKRNPLAGRNFEYFSEDPLLAGTLAAAYIRGLQSTGVAASAKHFAVNSQETHRMSIDEVVDERALHEIYLEGFRIAVTEGGAWTVMSSYNRVNGTYANENHPLLVDALRDRWGFDGLVVTDWGGSNDRVAGLIAGNALEMPSTDGVTDAEIVRAVEAGTLDESVLDARVAELLTLIERTKRAEPGAPADLARHHELATDAARRSLVLLANRDQTLPLSPAAGRVAVIGDFAETPRYQGAGSSLVNPTRVDAPLDALRDTDLDVIGFEPGFSRRDGASARRRRRAVALARRADVVLLFLGLDESAEAEAVDRSHMRLAQNQLDLVDEVLALGTQVVVVLAGGAPVELPFADDVHAILHSSLAGQGGGRAIADVLTGAVNPGGKLAETYPLAYEDVPSSGTFGRTEATSEHRESIYVGYRYFDKVGAPVRYPFGHGLSYTEFAYADLVVGDGHAELAVANLGDRAGSEIVQLYLEAPDAAEGAFRAPRQLVGFARVDLEPGEHATVRIGFAEHAFDAWDVETHDWRRVPGRHTLLAGASSRDIRLRAPIDVDGEPWALPCAETLPNYATGDLAAVDDAEYERLLGRPLPDAHWPVGRPLTRDDIVAQTAGRGGFAGFLHGLIVATSRTLMRLGRPHAANNVRFALDLPFRSIARMSNGTFDDAMLAGLLQMVNGRFWHGSGALLGAWLRHLRRRRAR